GCAGCGATTGCCTCAACCGTGGGCGCAGAGAGTTTGGGTTCACCGGTGATTATCGGTCTGAGCGGCTTTAACACCGCCTATGTGATTCAGGGGGCATTGCTGGTGGCGCTGCTGGCGTTGGTCTGCGATCGCCTGCTGGAACGTGTGCAGCGCTGGCTTAGTTGGCGTGCAGAATAAGGCTGTAGCCGACCAACATCAGGCCGCCCATGCCGCCCAGTGCCATCACGGCAAACAGGGTAGAGATGAAGATTTTTTGCCAGTTCATGTCAAAACCTGAGAAAAGTCATTGAAGGCGGCATGATAACGCGCACATCAGCCCCGGCAAAGGCCGATGTGTGCTTTTTATTTGGTGTTGGGGTCGTGGAGGTGAACGTTAAATCCTTGCGCCTGCCAGTGTTCCAGCTGTTCATGCTGGCGACGCGTCAGTTTTTTGCCGGTCCATACAAACAGATTCTGGCCGGGGAACAGCTCCGGACGTGGCAGCTCCAGCGGCTCCGCCAGCACATCCATCCGCCATCCCTGTTGCGACAGACGCCAGGCTTCCAGCCAGATGCGGGTGCGATCGTCAACGCCCCAGCCAATCATCAGCGCATCTTTCCCGGCTTTTTTACGTGAACCGGTCAGGCAAAACGCCACATAATCGATTAACGCGCCATCGAGCAGGCTGCACATGGCACGTGCGGTGTTTTGATCTAACCCGAGGCGCTGGCGTACCGGCACAATGACGTGATCGATAAGCACATCCACCGGATGTTCACGGCCAATCGTGGCGATTTTGGCGCGCAGCTTTGAGGGTCTGACATGGCGCAGCACGCTCATCAGCTCCTCTTGTAAAGTATTCCAGCCGTCGTGAACATTGACTTGTTCTCCCTCCAGCAGGGCCTTGACCTTGCCAACGGGCACGCCACTCTCTATCCAGCGTTTGATCTCTTCAATGCGCTGAACATCTTCGTCGTCAAACTGACGGTGACCACCTTCGGTGCGCTGGGGCTTTAACAGACCGTAACGTCGCTGCCAGGCGCGAAGTGTTACCGGATTGATTCCACAGCGTTCGGCAACGTCGCCGATACTGTATAAGGCCATATCTTCCTCAACATACTGACCTGCTTCGCCACACCTTAACCGCAGCGATCAAGTTGTACAACAAATTTTTCCGTGTACAACTTGACGGAAATCGTGTTTTCAGGCTTTATCTCACATATGAGATATTTTCCCAAATGTGAGATAAGAGAATGTCTGAACCGGATACCGAAGATCGGCTGGCCGCTCGTTTAGCTGAATTACGCCTGCAACGCGGTTGGTCACTGGATGAACTGTCGATGGCCACCGGCATCAGTCGGGCCACATTGTCGCGCATTGAGCGCGCGGAGACCAGCCCAACGGCAGCATTACTCAACCGCCTGTGTGTTGCCTACGGACTCACCATGTCGCGCCTGTTAAGCGAAGTGGAGGACGAGGCACCTTTATTGCTCAAACCTGAGCAGCAACCGGTTTGGGTCGATGAACTGAGCGGTTTCCAGCGTCGCAACGTTTCGCCACCTGCCACTCATTTTAGAGCAGAAATGGTGGAAGGGGTGTTACAACCCGGTTCACGCATTGATTATGACGCGCCGCCCATTCAGGGATTGGAGCAGCATATCTGGTTACAGTCCGGTGAGCTAACCATCAGTATGGAAGCGCAAAGCTGGACATTGCAGGCAGGAGACTGCCTGCGTTTCCATTTGACCGGCAAATCCTCCTTTACCGCACACCCGCAGGGGGGTGCACGTTACATTCTGGTGGTGTGCAAACCATGATTGACATTGAACAGCTTAGCGCCAGCCAGGCGCAACCTCTGATAGGGGAATTGTGTGATGTGTTGCAGGGATGTGTGGCGGACGGTGCCAGCGTGGGATTTATCGATGCCAACGATCGCGCTGTGATGGAACGCTTCTGGCAGGACAAAATTTTCAGCCTTGCCAGCGGTGATAACCAACTGCTGGTGGCGCGGCTCGACGGCGTCATGGTCGCGACGGTGATGGTCGGGTACAGCGCGATGCCTAATGGCCGCCATCGTGCTGAAATCAGCAAACTGCTGGTACACCCACGGGCGCGACGTCGGGGTATCGCCCGTAGCCTGATGCAGCAGGCGGAGCAATTGGCGGCGCAGAACGGCAAAACCTTGCTGGTACTGGATACGCGCAGCGGCGATGTGGCGACCGATCTCTATCTGTCGCTCGACTGGCACATCGCCGGTTCTATTCCGCACTATGCCGAATCAACCGCAGGTGTGCTGGATGCAACAACGGTGATGTTTAAAACCTTAAGGTCACCCGAATGATTGTGGTGGCACAGGAATCGATTCAACAGCCGGATGCCCTGTGGCTATTGGATCGCCTGTCCGACACCCTCGCGCAACTTACGGGCAGCAGCGGGCGCGCCAGCTTTGATGCTGGTGCAATGCAGCAGCCCGGTAGTTGTTTTGCCATGGCGCGCGATGCACAACGCAGGCCGGTGGGCTGTGGCGCGTTTCGCCCGTTGCAACCAGGGGTCGCTGAACTGAAACGGATGTATGCGTTGCACTGCGGGCAGGGCATCGGTGCGGCGCTGGTGCAGTTTCTCGAACAACAGGCGCGGGAGCAGGGGTATCAGGCGATGTGGCTGGAGACGCGTAAGGTCAACTCGCGCGCGCTGGCGTTTTATGCCGGCCAGGGTTATCAGCCGATTGTGCCCTTTGGGCATTATGTGGGAAATGCGGCGGCGCAGTGTCTGGGGAAAAGCTTAGTGTTTCCCTCACCCTAACCCTCTCCCGCCAGCGGGAGAGGGGACTGATCGCGCCCGGATTGGCATATTGCACATTTCCCTCTCCCATCTTGCGGGAGAGGGGACTGATCGCGCCCGGATTGGCATATTGCACATCTCCCTCTCCCGTCTTGCGGGAGAGGGGGACTGGTCGCGCCCGGATTGGCATATTGCACATCCCCCTCTCCCGTCTTGCGGGAGAGGGGGACTGATCGCGCCCGGATTGGCATATTGCACATTTCCCTCTCCCATCTTGCGGGAGAGGGGACTGATCGCGCCCGGATTGGCATATTGCACATTTCCCTCTCCCATCTTGCGGGAAAGGGGACTGATCGCGCCCGGATTGGCATATTGCACATTTCCCTCTCCCGTCTTGCGGGAAAGGGGACTGATCGCGCCCGGATTGGCATATTGCACATTTCCCTCTCCCATCTTGCGGGAAAGGGGACTGATCGCGCCCGGATTGGCACATTGCACATCTCCCTCTCCCGTCTTGCGGGAGAGGGCCGGGGTGAGGGCAACCGCGCGCACCTCACCCATTGCACCAAATCAGTGCACTCCCTCCGCCTCCGGGATCGCCAGCGCCTGCATAAACAACTTAATAATCGGATTTATTTTGCGGCCCTTCTTCATCATCAGACAGAAGGGATTCTCCATACGAATCGATTCATCTCCCAATTCACACAGCTGACCCCGCGCAATAAACGCAGCGGCATAGTGTTCGGGTAAATAACCAATAAAATGGCCGGTGAGGATCAGCATGGCGACCGACTCAACCTGAACCGCTTGCACACCGCTGTCGTGGAGTGGAATAACCCGACGTGCATCACGTGGCGTAACATATAAGTGATTTATTACTTTTTGTTCGCGTAATAATTCCAGGGGTATTTTATGGTCAGCACTGCCGGAATAAAGTGGGTGGCCCACTGAACAATAAAGTTTTGAGTATTCTTTATATAACGGGAAGTAATCGAAATCACTTTTCATTTCATAAACTGGCGCGACACCACAATGAAAACGGCCTTCACTAATACCGCGTTCAATATCGTCTAATTGTGCCGTTTGCAGACGGATTTGTACCTTTGGCGCATTTTGGTGCAACTGTTGCACCGCGCTGGTAACAGGCGATTGTGGGTCGGAAATGGTGTTATCCACGACGCAAATGGCGATGTCACCCAATAGCTCGTTGCGGCTGTTGTGCAGCCGTTCGCGGAACAAATTGAGCGAGACAAACAGCTCCAGCGTCGCCTGATAGACGTTAACGCCGTACTGCGTCAGTTCAAAGCCTTCGCGCCCGCGGCTACACAGGGTCATGCCGAGACGAATTTCCAGATCGGAAACCTGCTTACTGATTGCCGCCAGACCAATATTCAACTCGTGGCTGGCGGCGGTTAATCCACCGGCCTCCACCACGCATTTAAATACGCGCAGCAATTTTAAATCGATATTACTTAATGCCAGCACCGCATTATCGTTGCGATTGATTGCATTGTTTCCAGACTGGGAAACTTTACTTTCCATCTTTGCTATTCAACTCCGGAATTATTGCGGTGAAAGTGTAGTGAACCTGAAATGTGCCGTATTTACCAGCGTAGCAATAAAATAAGTTTTTATTATCGCTGACACCTAATTCATCTCGCTATTGATTATTGGTAAGGGGAAAATTGCATGTCTGAGAAAGCAGAACTGTTATGGGGTGCGCGTTTTAAAGCGGCACCGGCGGCCAGTTTAACCGCGCTGTCACGTAGCCCGGATTACTACTTTGCTCTGGCGCCTTACGATTTTGCTGGCTGTCGTGCCCATGCTCGTGAACTGGCGCGTGGAGAACTGCTAAGCGACGCGGAACTGAGCACCATGCTGGCGGCGATTGATGAGCTGGATGCTGAGTTCCGCGCCGGTCAGCTGCATCCGATTGCGGCAGATGAAGATGTGCATACCTTTGTGGAACGCGCGCTCACCGAACGTTTAGGGCCGCTGGGTGGCAAGCTGCGTGCCGGTCGTTCGCGTAACGATCAGACCGTCAATGACCTGCGTCTCTACCTGCGCGATAACGGCCGCAAGGTGGTTACTGCGCTGCTCGGACTGCAACAGGCGCTGGTCGAGCAGGCAGCACAGCATACCGAGAGTGTGGCACCAGGCTTTACCCATCTGCAACAGGCTCAGCCGATTGTGTTTGGACATCAGTTGCTGGCGCATGCGCAATCCTTTGCGCGTGATATCGAACGTATGCAGGACTGGGATCGCCGCAGCGCGCGTTGCCCACTCGGTGCGGCCGCGATGGCCGGTTCCGCCATTGCCCGCCAGCCAGAGCTGGCAGCGGCTGATTTGGCCTATCTCGCGCCGTGCGAGAACTCGATTGATGCGGTTGCCAGCCGTGATTACGCCGCCGAATTTCTGTTCGTTACCAGCATGATTGGCATCAACCTGTCACGCCTGTGTGAAGAGGTGTGCATGTGGGCATCGCGTCAGTTCCGCTGGGTCGAGCTGCACGACAGCTACGCCACCGGCAGCTCAATCATGCCGCAGAAAAAGAACCCGGATATTGCCGAGCTGACGCGCGGTCGTTCTGGTCGCCTGGTCGGCAACCTGACGGCGCTGCTCACCACCATGAAAGCGATGCCGCTCTCCTATAACCGCGACCTGAGCGACGACAAACGTAACGTGATTGATGCCGTTGACACCCTGCTGCTGGTGCTGCCTGCGATGGCCGGGATGATGGCGACGCTGAAATTCAACACCGAGGTGATGCGTGAGCAGGCACCGGATGGCTTCACGTTGGCGACCGAAGTGGCCGACTGGCTGGCCATGCGCGGTGTGCCGTTCCGTGAAGCCCATGAAATCACCGGTCAGCTGGTGCAGCTGTGCGAGCAGCAAGGTTGTGGCCTGTCCGATCTCAGCGATGCGCAGCTACAGGCGGTGGATAGCCGTCTGACCGCCGAGGTACGTGG
The DNA window shown above is from Pantoea sp. At-9b and carries:
- a CDS encoding MerR family transcriptional regulator — protein: MALYSIGDVAERCGINPVTLRAWQRRYGLLKPQRTEGGHRQFDDEDVQRIEEIKRWIESGVPVGKVKALLEGEQVNVHDGWNTLQEELMSVLRHVRPSKLRAKIATIGREHPVDVLIDHVIVPVRQRLGLDQNTARAMCSLLDGALIDYVAFCLTGSRKKAGKDALMIGWGVDDRTRIWLEAWRLSQQGWRMDVLAEPLELPRPELFPGQNLFVWTGKKLTRRQHEQLEHWQAQGFNVHLHDPNTK
- a CDS encoding GNAT family N-acetyltransferase produces the protein MIVVAQESIQQPDALWLLDRLSDTLAQLTGSSGRASFDAGAMQQPGSCFAMARDAQRRPVGCGAFRPLQPGVAELKRMYALHCGQGIGAALVQFLEQQAREQGYQAMWLETRKVNSRALAFYAGQGYQPIVPFGHYVGNAAAQCLGKSLVFPSP
- a CDS encoding helix-turn-helix transcriptional regulator, whose amino-acid sequence is MSEPDTEDRLAARLAELRLQRGWSLDELSMATGISRATLSRIERAETSPTAALLNRLCVAYGLTMSRLLSEVEDEAPLLLKPEQQPVWVDELSGFQRRNVSPPATHFRAEMVEGVLQPGSRIDYDAPPIQGLEQHIWLQSGELTISMEAQSWTLQAGDCLRFHLTGKSSFTAHPQGGARYILVVCKP
- the argH gene encoding argininosuccinate lyase, whose translation is MSEKAELLWGARFKAAPAASLTALSRSPDYYFALAPYDFAGCRAHARELARGELLSDAELSTMLAAIDELDAEFRAGQLHPIAADEDVHTFVERALTERLGPLGGKLRAGRSRNDQTVNDLRLYLRDNGRKVVTALLGLQQALVEQAAQHTESVAPGFTHLQQAQPIVFGHQLLAHAQSFARDIERMQDWDRRSARCPLGAAAMAGSAIARQPELAAADLAYLAPCENSIDAVASRDYAAEFLFVTSMIGINLSRLCEEVCMWASRQFRWVELHDSYATGSSIMPQKKNPDIAELTRGRSGRLVGNLTALLTTMKAMPLSYNRDLSDDKRNVIDAVDTLLLVLPAMAGMMATLKFNTEVMREQAPDGFTLATEVADWLAMRGVPFREAHEITGQLVQLCEQQGCGLSDLSDAQLQAVDSRLTAEVRGALTLESALAVRNGYGGTAPERVREQLARLQTLMQAQQQWADDYAGPRA
- a CDS encoding LysR family transcriptional regulator translates to MESKVSQSGNNAINRNDNAVLALSNIDLKLLRVFKCVVEAGGLTAASHELNIGLAAISKQVSDLEIRLGMTLCSRGREGFELTQYGVNVYQATLELFVSLNLFRERLHNSRNELLGDIAICVVDNTISDPQSPVTSAVQQLHQNAPKVQIRLQTAQLDDIERGISEGRFHCGVAPVYEMKSDFDYFPLYKEYSKLYCSVGHPLYSGSADHKIPLELLREQKVINHLYVTPRDARRVIPLHDSGVQAVQVESVAMLILTGHFIGYLPEHYAAAFIARGQLCELGDESIRMENPFCLMMKKGRKINPIIKLFMQALAIPEAEGVH
- a CDS encoding GNAT family N-acetyltransferase, with protein sequence MIDIEQLSASQAQPLIGELCDVLQGCVADGASVGFIDANDRAVMERFWQDKIFSLASGDNQLLVARLDGVMVATVMVGYSAMPNGRHRAEISKLLVHPRARRRGIARSLMQQAEQLAAQNGKTLLVLDTRSGDVATDLYLSLDWHIAGSIPHYAESTAGVLDATTVMFKTLRSPE